In the genome of Planococcus donghaensis, the window TCATCCTCACTTGTCACATCAAATCCTTCTGTAACTAAAGAATGTGAAGCATAGGAAATCGCATGATTGGCTTGTTCATGGGAAACTCGGTTTGCTAAATTCGTCAACGGAATGACCACCTTTCATGTAGAAATTATACCATTTCTCTACTGTTTTTTCTATCATCAACCCTTGCTCCATAAAGGTTTCGATCGCATTTTATATACTGAAAAAGAATAAAAAAACCCGGATGCAAATGCATCCGGGTTCGTTTACGCTTGTTGCTGCAATTCTTTACTTTCTTCGGGCGTGAAAGCTCTAGACCTTGTTAAGAACCGCTTGCCTTCAACTCCCTCTAGTGAAAACATTCCGCCTCGCCCTGGCACGACATCAATAATCAGCTGGGTATGGCTCCAGTAGTCAAACTGGTTTTTATGCATATAAAATTCACTGTCTCCGATAACCCCCATTAAAATGTCTTGATCCCCGACAAATAAGTCGCCTTTCGGATAACACATAGGCGAGCTACCATCACAGCAGCCTCCGGATTGATGAAACATGACAGGGCCATGTTTTTCCTTTAGCAATTCAATCAATTCAAGAGCAGCATCTGTCGCAATTACGCGTTCGACCATTGCTATCCCTACTTTCTTGTAGTCTTTAGACTACATAAGATCAAAAGAATCCTTGCTTGTTTTCATTGTAGCTAACTAACATATTTTTTGTTTGTTGGTAATGGTTAAGCATCATTAGATGATTTTCACGACCAAATCCAGACATTTTGTATCCGCCAAATGCTGCGTGAGCTGGGTACTGGTGGTAACAGTTTGTCCATACGCGCCCTGCTTGGATACCACGTCCAAAGCGATAAGCTGTATTCGTATCACGTGTCCAAATTCCAGAACCTAGTCCATATAATGTATCGTTAGCGATTTCAAGCGCTTCTTCTTTTGTTTTAAACGTCGTAACAGAAACAACTGGACCAAAAATTTCTTCTTGGAACACACGCATCTTGTTGTGCCCTTTAAAGACGGTCGGTTGGATATAGTAACCTTCTGCTAAATCGCCTTCTAAATGGTTCCGATCACCGCCTGCAAGAACTTCTGCGCCTTCTTGTTTACCGATATCTAAGTAAGATTGAATTTTCTCCATTTGCTCTGTAGAAGCTTGTGCTCCCATCATCGTTTCTGGATCAAGCGGATTTCCAAGTTTAATCGCTGCTACACGCTTTAATACACGCTCCATAAACTCGTCGTAAATGTCTTCTTGGATCAATGCACGAGATGGACATGTACACACTTCACCTTGGTTTAATGCGAACATAACAAATCCTTCAACTGCTTTATCAAGGAAAGCATCGTCCGCGTCCATAATGTCTTTAAAGAAGATATTTGGTGATTTTCCACCCAGTTCCAATGTTACTGGGATTAAGTTTTGTGATGCATACTGCATGATCATACGACCAGTAGTCGTTTCACCTGTAAATGCTACTTTGCTAATGCGTGGACTTGAAGCAAGTGGCTTCCCTGTTTCAAGACCAAAGCCGTTTACAATATTTAAGACACCAGGCGGTAAAATATCACCAATTAATTCGGCTAATACAAGAATACTTGCCGGAGTCTGCTCAGCAGGTTTTAATACCACGCAGTTACCCGCAGCTAATGCCGGAGCAAGTTTCCAAACAGCCATTAAAATTGGGAAGTTCCAAGGAATAATTTGACCCACAACACCAAGCGGCTCATGGAAATGATACGCTACTGTATCGTCATCAAGTTGGCTTAAAGATCCTTCTTGTGCTCGGATTGCTCCAGCAAAATAACGGAAATGATCGATCGCTAGTGGTAAATCGGCATTTAGCGTTTCACGTACCGCTTTCCCGTTATCCCATGTTTCAGCAACAGCTAACATTTCTAAGTTTTGTTCCATGCGATCGGCAATTTTCAGTAAAGCATTGGCACGTTCAGTAACTGAAGTTTTGCCCCACGCATCTTTAGCTGCATGTGCTGCATCAAGTGCTAGTTCTACATCTTCGGCGGTTGAGCGCGCAATTTCAGTAAATTTTTTGCCTGTAACTGGCGAAACGTTATCAAAGTATTGACCTTTGACAGGCGCTTTCCACTCTCCATTTATAAAGTTCTCATATTTCTCTTTAAAATTTACTTTTGAACCTTCTGTATTAGGTACTGCATAGACCATTCTTATCTCTCCCCTTTGATCATTTTACCATTATGTACACGCTTTCATTATTTCATTACCCCTTGGCGTAGTAATAACAGCTTCCCTTCTATATTGTCAAACTAATCTAAAAATTGCAACTGTAAAACACTAATTTTTTTTATTCATCCCCTTGGTTCATGTATAATGAGAGCGAGACTAGGAAATACGGTACTGAAAGGAATTTATTATGCGAATCAATAAGTTTTTAAGTGAGACAGGAATTACTTCTCGGCGCGGAGCTGATAAGTTTATCGAAGCAGGTCGAGTGACCATTAACGGCAAATTAGCCGAACTTGGTAGTAAAGTAGAATCGAATGATGAAGTAAAAGTCGATGGCAAGATTATCGAACAACCGCAGCGGCAATACGTCTACTTAGCGTTAAACAAACCAGTAGGCATCACGAGCACAACAGAGCGGCATATTGAAGGAAATATTGTCGATTTCGTTAATCACCCAGAACGTATTTTTCATATAGGCCGCTTGGATAAAGATTCAGAAGGGCTTATTCTATTGACGAATGACGGGGATATTGTCAACGAAATTTTACGTGTTGAAAATGAACACGAGAAAGAATACATCGTTAAAGTAGACATGCCCATCACTGAATCTTTTTTATCCAAAATGGAACAAGGTGTTGAAATTCTTGGAACGAAAACACTTCCAGCAAAAGCTGAAAAATTATCTAGTTACACCTTTAAACTAACCTTACGTCAAGGTTTAAACCGACAAATCCGTCGCATGTGTTCAGCACTTGGCTATGAGGTTCGGAGTTTAAAAAGAGTCCGCATTATTAATATTTTCTTAGGAGATTTACCTATTGGTGAATGGCGCGATTTGACAGATGCTGAACGAACAGAGCTGTTCAACCAACTCAATTACACACCAAAACGCTAAGGGGGAATTTGATATGTTAGCCATGAAAAGCACACCTAACCATACAGGGGTTAAAATTAGCGGCGATTATTTTGATTTGGATGAGCTAAACTTAGCCATTTATAAAATGATTGGGCAAGAAGACCAGTATTATGGCTATGAAGGATCGAGAATGAGAATCCTTAGTATTTCCCATGAAATCCGGTGTGCCGCTCAAGGCGACCGTAATGTAGACTTTGTGTTTAATGGTCTTCACGAACATACAATGAAGCAGCACGAATTAATTGCTCCTGATAAAAATATTTACTTTTCTACTGAAGTGTTGTGGCCTGAAGTAATTTATGCAGCAATCGCTTTAAAAGATTTCGTGAACTTCTACCAAAAGGATAAAGAATTTCCGTTTTGGGACGTGCACATCCCTACAATTCTTCGCTTTCAATCATTGGTTCTTGATTGTTTACAAGGGCATGTTCCAGAAGAGGAATTCGATGCTATCTTACAAGCCTTTAACCAACCGGGCTCCGTAAACGATTACGCTATCCAATACGTAGACCTATTAAACTTAAAATACATCGGCATGACTAAAAAGCAACGTGAACAAAGTCTATCAACGATCGCAATGAAAATCGCAGTACAAGATCAAGATTACACAGCGTTTCGCAACCAAGTAATCGCCGCGGCTTCTCCACATAAAAAGCCGATACACGAAATTTCCATAAAAGCCGAATATCCGGAAAACTTTGAGTGGTGAACAGAAAAGTGAAAGTGCCTGTTCAGCTCCGACAGGCATAAGGCAGAACAGCAGTGTGGCGCTCTTTGCCACGCAGCTGGGTTGCCTTATGTCCCGAGGAGCTAGGCACTTGCAACTAGACTAGAAAAGCGCAGGCTGCCATGTAGATTCGACGGGCATAAGTACAGAAATCAAAAAAGCTCACGCTAACAATGCGTGAGCTTCAGACTGTAGACAAAGTCTTATTAAACTGAATAGTAATGCATAATCTCCAACTGGGCTGGCCACTTCGCTTTCCGTGGGCTCAGCTTCAGCCTCCTCGTCACTGAAAACCCATGCTCCTGCATCGCTGCGCTAGCTTCGTCGCAAAAGCTTGTCCTCGCAGGCTTCGGCCAATGCTATTCCTGCGGGGTCTTCAGCTTTCGCTGTCCCACAGGAGTCTTCGTGGACCAGCCCAGTTGAAGGCTTCTTGCTGCAAACAAAGTGAGATTCTATAGTGCGCTTCACCGTATAAACAACGTGGTAAAACATTTTCCCTACTCACTCCAGGATTCGGAGCACCTAGTGGCGAAGGGCAAAGATATGCTCCTGCATCGCTGCGCTAGCTTCGTCGCAAAGCCACTGCCCGAACTCCCTTCGGTCACTGACTTTCCAGAGGAAAAACGAAGTGATGAGACCCCGCAGGAGCTTGCGACGAGGAGGCTCAGCGCGGAGTCCGCGGAAAGCGTCCACTAGGTGTGGAGAATCCCATATGCATACAAAGAAATGAGTAAATATTTTTTTGTCTACAAGCTGAAGCTCACGCTAACAATGCGTGAGCTTTTTTGATGCCATAATATGCAGAACAACTAAGTCACTTGGTTCCAGTGCCGTCAACCTATGTCTTTCATTGGACTTTATATGAAGAATATTTTCAGAAGTCCCTTCAACAACTTTCCCTTCTACTTTAAAAGAAACCTTTCCACTCCACACAACAATGAGAGTATCCGCTGCTGAGTCATACTCCGGAATAGTTTCTCCAATTTGCAATTGTATATTTACTACATTGGTGTTTTCAAAGCTTAATATTTTTTGAACATGTTTACTTTTCTCACCCAGTAGATTAGGAGTTTCAATCCATTCCATTCAAACACTTCATTATCTGTTATACAGACTATGTACTCGCTACCAACAAAAAAGCGCATGTTCCTTTGAAAGTTCAAAGGAACATGCGCTTTTCATTATTTATTTACCTAACATTTCATCTACTTTGTCTTGGTTGTTATCGATCCATTCTTGTGCAACTTCTTCAGGATCTCCACCTTCTTCAATCTTCACAATCATTTCTTCCACATCGTCAATAGTGATATTCCAGTTACTTAAGAATTCATAAGCTTCTGGTGCACTTTCTTTTAATTCATTGTTTGTAATAACTTCAACAGAAGATGTTTCGAAAAATCCTTTATCGTTCGCCAATACTTTTAAATCGAACTTATTGAACATTGTATGTGGTCTCCAACCATAGAAAATGACGGGTTCTTCATCTGCCATCATTTTTTGAGCTTGAGCCATCATACCGCCCTCTGAAGAGTTTACTTGTGTCATATCAAATTCATAAGCTTCAAGAATTTCGTTACTTTCAAGTGTAGCGCCTGCTCCTGCTTCAATTCCGTAAAATTTGTTACCAAAATCATCTTCACGGCCTTTTAAATCTTCAAGTGTATTAATATCTTCCATATAAGCCGGAACTGTCCAGCCTGTTTCTCCGTCTGGGTAGCTTACGGAAACACTTGAAATGTTATCTTCATACTTATCAAGGTAGGTTTGGTGCATTGGTACCCAAGCATCCATGAATACATCTAGATCCCCCCGAGACAATCCTGTGTAAACACTGCCTGCATCTGCACTTGTTTCAACTACTTCATAACCCATGTCTTTTAAGATCAAACCAGCAACTTTTGTTGGGGGTACTGTACTCGTCCATGGTGTCACACCGAAAGTGATTGTTTTTTGTTCAGCACCTTCAGCCTCTCCTGCTGCCTCTTCGTTATCAGAACCACAAGCTACTAAAATTGTTGTAAGCAATGCAATCATTGCTAAAAATAATAATTTTTTCATCATTTATTTCCCCTTTATTTTTTATTTATTTCGAACCAACCCTTGAGTGATTCGATCCATTACAATCGCTAATACTACAATACCTAAACCGCCTGTTAGACCAAGGCCAACGTTTACGGTAGAAATACCTTCAAGAACTACTGAGCCCAGTCCTGGAGCTCCAATCATCGATGCGATAACTGCCATTGATAAGGCAAGCATCATGGTTTGATTAATACCAGCCATAATAGAAGGCATAGCCAGTGGCAATTGAACTTTATAAAGCAACTGCCATTTTGTGGATCCGAAAGCTTTTGATGCTTCTACAACGTCCGCCGGAACTTGGAGAATTCCAAGTGTTGTCATACGTACAGCTGGTGGCGTAGCAAACACAAAAGTCGCGATAACTGCAGGAACATTCCCAAGTCCGAATAATAAAATCGCTGGTATTAAATAAACAAAACTTGGCAATGTTTGCATAAAGTCTAAAACTGGTCGGACAATGCTAGCCATCGTTTTATTGGTTGCTGCTAATATCCCCACTGGAATACCAATAATGACTGATATTAGTGTAGAAACAATAACAATCGCTACTGTTTGCATTGCTGCTTCCCACAATTCAACAGAACCTAAATACAAGCTACCTAATAATGCAAATAAAGCTAGACCCTTGCCGGAAAACTTCCAAGCAATCAATACAAGAATTAGGACCAGTACTTCAGGGGGCGTGACAAGCAATAAATTGGTTACTCCGTCCACAAATGTTCGAAGGCTATCACTGATGCTGTCAAAAAAATCACCTGTGACCGGTAAAAGCCAATCATCTACAAATCGATTTGTCCATTCTTCAATGGGTAATGTGAAATAATTCATGGAGTCGTCACCTCTTCTTTCCCTAATACTAAGCCAGAAAGAATTGAAACCCGTGAGACAATTCCAAGTAATTTTCCGTTCTCAATTACTGCCAGTGGATATTTCGCTTCGACAGCCACACCAAAGAGGTCATTTAAAGGGGTATCTGGAGAAATCTCATGAATATCTTCTATTAATACCGTTTCAATTGCCAGCTCTTTTTTATAAGCATTGATGGCATTATCAATTGTTAGTAATCCTTTGAAGTTGTTTTCTTTGTCTACTACAAAGATACTTGAAGCTCCTGCATCTTCCATCTTGCGAACAGCAGCTAACGCACCACTCTTATCCATCATATGAACTGCTGGCTTTTTCATAACATGAGAAGCCATAAGCACTTTTGAGCGGTCAACATCTTTAACAAAGTTCGAAACATATTCATTTGCAGGGTTTTCCAATATTTCATCAGCTGTCCCTACTTGAACAATTTCACCATTTTTCATTATGGCAATACGGTCACCTAATTTCAGTGCCTCATCCAAATCATGTGTAATAAACAAAATCGTTTTTCCCAGTTTGTTCTGTAAATTTAATAATTCATCTTGCATTTCTTTACGGATCAATGGATCGAGCGCACTAAATGCCTCATCCATTAAAAGAATATCTGAATCATTAGCTAGTGCTCGCGCTAATCCAACACGTTGCTGCATTCCGCCACTCAACTCTTTTGGATAGCTTTGTTCATATCCTTGTAAACCAACATCTTCTATCGACTTCTGGGCGCGCTTATTCCGCTCTTCTTTTTTGACCCCTTGGATCTCAAGACCGTACGCAACATTCTGTAAAACGGTACGATGCGGAAATAACCCAAACTGTTGAAACACCATGCCTAGTTTTTTTCGTCTAGTTTCAATTAAATCGTTTTTACCCATTTCAACAATGTTTTGGCCATCAATCAGTACTTCACCTGAAGTTGGCTCGATTAACCTGTTTACTAAACGGATTAATGTTGATTTACCACTTCCTGATAATCCCATAATAACAAAAAATTCGCCGGCTTCTACTGAAAAAGAAGCTTGGTTAACGCCTACTGTCATGCCAGTTTCAGCTAATATATCTTCTTTTTGATCACCGTTCAAAAGCCTTTTCAACCCTTGTTGGGGATTAGAGCCGAAAATTTTTGTTAAGTTATTCACTTCAATCTTATTCATCGACATGCTCCTCATTAGTTTGTTACAGATAATCAACGAAAGCCGATTTTTCTACCTGCTTGTTTTGGTATCGGCAACTCTTTTTGTTTTTGTGCAAGTATCTCTACTTGTGTAGCTATTTTTTCTGGAAATGGTGCTGGTTTTCCTTGTGCAGAATCCATTCCCATCCACATTTGCTCACTTGTGGCGACTAGCTCACCAGCTGAGTTGGTCATTGAAAGAAAGGTATGCAATCTTTTTGCGTCACTATCTAACAACCTTACCTCAATCGCCAAGTTGTCCTGTTCGTGTACTTCTTTCAAATAACATAAATGTGTTTCAAGAGTAAAGATGGTGTAGTCGAGCTGATGCCGAGCATCTTCAGTTAATCCTAAAAAATCGATAAAATGATCTGTTGCTTGGCTGAATACCTTTGCATAGGCCGCATCGTTCATGTGGCCATTATAATCAACCCAATCACTTTGAACCTTTTCTTCGTATCGAAAAGATGATTCCCCCACACAACTCAGCTCCTTTCTACATTGTTTTCACAACCGTTAGTTACTTAGCTGCTGTCGTTTCTGGCCAGTACGATTCGACCAAATCCAGTAACTCAACCAAGAACGCATTGCGCTTATTTTCTAACTCTGCAATTGTCGTGTCGTTGGCATGACTTTCACAACCTATGATTACTTTCTCTTTCAATTCTTCTGTTAGTTCAGGCGCTTCAAGCTTAGTCCAAGGTAATTTTAATGCTGGCCCAAATTGTTCGAGCATATGGCGCATCCCTTTTTCGCCACCCGCAAGGTGGAAGGTAAGAAATGGACCCATTTGAGCCCAACGAAGACCGGCTCCATAAACGATCGCAGCATCGACTTCTTCTGTAGTCGCAACTCCATCATTTACAAGATGTAATGCTTCGCGCCATAACGCTTCCATCAAACGGTCGGCTAAGTGACCTTCAATTTCTTTTTGGATGATTAAAGGTTTCATCCCGACACTTGCGTAAAATTCTTTAGCACGATTTATCACATTCGTATCCGTCTCATTGCCCGCAACTAGTTCAACAAGCGGCAAGATATACACCGGGTTAAATGGATGAGCAACAACCAACCTTTCAGGATGCTTTAATCCAGCTTGCAAAACGCTTGGCATAATCCCTGAAGTACTTGAACCAATTATTGCATCCACTTTCGCATATGTATCAATGGTTGCTAGTACAGATTTTTTCAAGTCTTCTCGTTCAGGCACGTTTTCTTGGATTAAATCAGCTTCGTAAACAGCTTCTTCAATCGTTGGCATAAAGGTTAATCGGTTCCGGTTTGCTCCTTTAGCCAATCCGATTTTTTCTAAAGACGGCCATGCTTGATCTAAAGCTTTTTGTGTCCGCTCTTGCGCACCTTCTGCAGGGTCAAACGCAACCACATCTAAACCTTGAGCTAGAAAGCGTGCTATCCAGCCGTTTCCGATTACGCCCGTTCCAATTACAGCTACTTTGTTAAACGAAGATAAATGCTCGCTCATTATTTTTCACCTCCGTATGGGTTTCGCAAATTAAAATGAATACGCGCTTCCTGAGGTGTCATCACTTCTACATTCGCTGTGTGTAATTTTTTCACTGCTTGATCTACAAGTTGTTCATTACGTGCAAAGACGCCTTTGCCTAAATACAAATTGTCTTCAAGCCCGACACGAACATTTCCACCGTGTTGCGCAGCCATTTCCAAAATCGGCATTTGCATCCGGCCAATACCGAAAGCGGACCAATGAGCATTTTCTGGGAGACGGTTTTTCATATACAGCATTGTTTCTTCATCTGCTTCAGCTCCCCACGGGATACCTAGACAAAATTGGAACATTGGATCTCCATCGATCAAACCTTCAGCAATCAATTGCTTTGCAAAACGCAGATGTCCTGTATCAAAACATTCTAGTTCAGGTTTTACGCCACTTTCTTGTATCAACTTTGCTTGTTCACGTAACCATTCTGTCGGACTCATGTAAACCATATCGCCAAAGTTGACACTCCCGCAGTCTAGCGTACACATTTCCGGAAGCAAACTGCCAACCGGTTCGTGTCTTTCTTTAGGCGTCTGCATATCTGTTCCTTCTCCACCAGTTGATGGATTGGCGAGGTTAGGGATAAAGTCTCCTCCCCCACCTGAAGTAATGTTAATAATTACATCGGTTTCAGCTTCACGAATGCGTTCAATGATTTCTTTGTAATGATCTAAATTATGGCTAATGCCACCTGTTTTAGGATCACGAGCATGAACATGCGCAACCGTTGCGCCCGCTTTTGCCGACTCGATTGCTGAATCTGCAATTTCTTTTGGCGTGACAGGAACATATTTGTTCTTGCCAACGGTATCTCCAGCTCCCGTTACCGCTGCTGTCAATAAAACTTTTTGTGTCATGTAACCTCTCCTGTATTTTTAGACATTTATTTTTTAATTTACTTTTTATTCCATATAA includes:
- a CDS encoding DUF779 domain-containing protein; its protein translation is MVERVIATDAALELIELLKEKHGPVMFHQSGGCCDGSSPMCYPKGDLFVGDQDILMGVIGDSEFYMHKNQFDYWSHTQLIIDVVPGRGGMFSLEGVEGKRFLTRSRAFTPEESKELQQQA
- the adh gene encoding aldehyde dehydrogenase is translated as MVYAVPNTEGSKVNFKEKYENFINGEWKAPVKGQYFDNVSPVTGKKFTEIARSTAEDVELALDAAHAAKDAWGKTSVTERANALLKIADRMEQNLEMLAVAETWDNGKAVRETLNADLPLAIDHFRYFAGAIRAQEGSLSQLDDDTVAYHFHEPLGVVGQIIPWNFPILMAVWKLAPALAAGNCVVLKPAEQTPASILVLAELIGDILPPGVLNIVNGFGLETGKPLASSPRISKVAFTGETTTGRMIMQYASQNLIPVTLELGGKSPNIFFKDIMDADDAFLDKAVEGFVMFALNQGEVCTCPSRALIQEDIYDEFMERVLKRVAAIKLGNPLDPETMMGAQASTEQMEKIQSYLDIGKQEGAEVLAGGDRNHLEGDLAEGYYIQPTVFKGHNKMRVFQEEIFGPVVSVTTFKTKEEALEIANDTLYGLGSGIWTRDTNTAYRFGRGIQAGRVWTNCYHQYPAHAAFGGYKMSGFGRENHLMMLNHYQQTKNMLVSYNENKQGFF
- the rluF gene encoding 23S rRNA pseudouridine(2604) synthase RluF translates to MRINKFLSETGITSRRGADKFIEAGRVTINGKLAELGSKVESNDEVKVDGKIIEQPQRQYVYLALNKPVGITSTTERHIEGNIVDFVNHPERIFHIGRLDKDSEGLILLTNDGDIVNEILRVENEHEKEYIVKVDMPITESFLSKMEQGVEILGTKTLPAKAEKLSSYTFKLTLRQGLNRQIRRMCSALGYEVRSLKRVRIINIFLGDLPIGEWRDLTDAERTELFNQLNYTPKR
- a CDS encoding DUF6904 family protein translates to MLAMKSTPNHTGVKISGDYFDLDELNLAIYKMIGQEDQYYGYEGSRMRILSISHEIRCAAQGDRNVDFVFNGLHEHTMKQHELIAPDKNIYFSTEVLWPEVIYAAIALKDFVNFYQKDKEFPFWDVHIPTILRFQSLVLDCLQGHVPEEEFDAILQAFNQPGSVNDYAIQYVDLLNLKYIGMTKKQREQSLSTIAMKIAVQDQDYTAFRNQVIAAASPHKKPIHEISIKAEYPENFEW
- a CDS encoding glycine betaine ABC transporter substrate-binding protein — encoded protein: MKKLLFLAMIALLTTILVACGSDNEEAAGEAEGAEQKTITFGVTPWTSTVPPTKVAGLILKDMGYEVVETSADAGSVYTGLSRGDLDVFMDAWVPMHQTYLDKYEDNISSVSVSYPDGETGWTVPAYMEDINTLEDLKGREDDFGNKFYGIEAGAGATLESNEILEAYEFDMTQVNSSEGGMMAQAQKMMADEEPVIFYGWRPHTMFNKFDLKVLANDKGFFETSSVEVITNNELKESAPEAYEFLSNWNITIDDVEEMIVKIEEGGDPEEVAQEWIDNNQDKVDEMLGK
- a CDS encoding ABC transporter permease: MNYFTLPIEEWTNRFVDDWLLPVTGDFFDSISDSLRTFVDGVTNLLLVTPPEVLVLILVLIAWKFSGKGLALFALLGSLYLGSVELWEAAMQTVAIVIVSTLISVIIGIPVGILAATNKTMASIVRPVLDFMQTLPSFVYLIPAILLFGLGNVPAVIATFVFATPPAVRMTTLGILQVPADVVEASKAFGSTKWQLLYKVQLPLAMPSIMAGINQTMMLALSMAVIASMIGAPGLGSVVLEGISTVNVGLGLTGGLGIVVLAIVMDRITQGLVRNK
- a CDS encoding quaternary amine ABC transporter ATP-binding protein encodes the protein MNKIEVNNLTKIFGSNPQQGLKRLLNGDQKEDILAETGMTVGVNQASFSVEAGEFFVIMGLSGSGKSTLIRLVNRLIEPTSGEVLIDGQNIVEMGKNDLIETRRKKLGMVFQQFGLFPHRTVLQNVAYGLEIQGVKKEERNKRAQKSIEDVGLQGYEQSYPKELSGGMQQRVGLARALANDSDILLMDEAFSALDPLIRKEMQDELLNLQNKLGKTILFITHDLDEALKLGDRIAIMKNGEIVQVGTADEILENPANEYVSNFVKDVDRSKVLMASHVMKKPAVHMMDKSGALAAVRKMEDAGASSIFVVDKENNFKGLLTIDNAINAYKKELAIETVLIEDIHEISPDTPLNDLFGVAVEAKYPLAVIENGKLLGIVSRVSILSGLVLGKEEVTTP
- a CDS encoding thioesterase family protein gives rise to the protein MGESSFRYEEKVQSDWVDYNGHMNDAAYAKVFSQATDHFIDFLGLTEDARHQLDYTIFTLETHLCYLKEVHEQDNLAIEVRLLDSDAKRLHTFLSMTNSAGELVATSEQMWMGMDSAQGKPAPFPEKIATQVEILAQKQKELPIPKQAGRKIGFR
- a CDS encoding 3-hydroxyacyl-CoA dehydrogenase NAD-binding domain-containing protein gives rise to the protein MSEHLSSFNKVAVIGTGVIGNGWIARFLAQGLDVVAFDPAEGAQERTQKALDQAWPSLEKIGLAKGANRNRLTFMPTIEEAVYEADLIQENVPEREDLKKSVLATIDTYAKVDAIIGSSTSGIMPSVLQAGLKHPERLVVAHPFNPVYILPLVELVAGNETDTNVINRAKEFYASVGMKPLIIQKEIEGHLADRLMEALWREALHLVNDGVATTEEVDAAIVYGAGLRWAQMGPFLTFHLAGGEKGMRHMLEQFGPALKLPWTKLEAPELTEELKEKVIIGCESHANDTTIAELENKRNAFLVELLDLVESYWPETTAAK
- a CDS encoding 3-keto-5-aminohexanoate cleavage protein gives rise to the protein MTQKVLLTAAVTGAGDTVGKNKYVPVTPKEIADSAIESAKAGATVAHVHARDPKTGGISHNLDHYKEIIERIREAETDVIINITSGGGGDFIPNLANPSTGGEGTDMQTPKERHEPVGSLLPEMCTLDCGSVNFGDMVYMSPTEWLREQAKLIQESGVKPELECFDTGHLRFAKQLIAEGLIDGDPMFQFCLGIPWGAEADEETMLYMKNRLPENAHWSAFGIGRMQMPILEMAAQHGGNVRVGLEDNLYLGKGVFARNEQLVDQAVKKLHTANVEVMTPQEARIHFNLRNPYGGEK